The Actinomycetota bacterium DNA window CATAAAAAGTTAGAAAAAATCTAGTTAGCTAATAACTAACCTCTGTACTTCTTTAGTCTCACTTACTATCTTTGTTATCCCCATTGCTTTAAGCAATGAGAAAATGATACTCAGAATCACAGTAGGTACCCAGGATAAAAGACGGGTAATTGTTACCAAAGGCATAAATAAGCTTAAAGATATGGCTATTGGGATGAATTTCTCATAAGATTTCATGCGTTCTGTTAAATCATTTATTAGATTCTGGAATTCCTCTCTGAATTTAGCAATTGCTAACCGACGTTGAGATGCCGGTAATTGTTCTCCAATCATACGCTTTTCCATCTGTTCCTGTAACTTCTCGATATAGAACTCAGGTATTGAGAATCCCTCTTCCTTTATATGCGCTGAATAACCAAAGTATAAACTACCACAGGCTATAAGTATAAGAACCATGCTCAACAAAGCTTGTCCTTCACTAATAGGGCGTACAGAGAATTTAATACGTTGATTCAATTCCTTATCGATACTTATAGTATAAAATATTGCAATTAGGAAATACACTATAACTAGTACGCAGTTAATTATTGACACTTTCCATCCAAGTAACATTGCTAATCCTGAGAGTGCAAATGCAATTATTCCAACCCGAATAGGTTTTACTAATGCAGCAACCAAGCCAGAACTTATCATTACAGCAAACAAAGCTCCTAAAAACCAAAACAGTAAAATTGGGAGTTCTTTGGAAGGGGAAAGTAGCAACTCATAGGATTGTCCAATTTGCTTACAGATTATTCCGAAAAAATATCCAGCACCAATCAGTAATATAATAAAGAATGATACCTTAAACCATTTACTTATATTCTTATTCTCATCTTTACTCATTTTACTTAACTCCTTTCTTATAGAATGTTTTTTATAAGAATATTTCCTATGTATATTTATAGACAAGATTATAATATATAATCTGTACTATTAGGGATAGAAATTTACAATTTAATAAAACTTCTTCCAATTAAAGGTCTATAATTAAACCTGCTCTTGAGTAAAGCTAAAGGACTTGATGTTAACCTATACTGTTAACAATTCATATAATTTTTTCTAATTGTTACTTGATTTTGATTCTTGACGACTTAACTACAGTAGAGTATATTGAAAAAGATTCAAAGAATCTATAATTAAAGGGGGTTAAAGAATGAGTGTTGAATCTTCTAAAAAAATTCATAAAAAAGAATTGAAAAGGTTTCATTATAAAGTTAAACCAATTAAAAAGGGATATAATGACCGGACTTTATATATAAATCTTTCTAATAATGAAATCCTGAGTAAGCCAGTTACTGAAGAAATGAAAAAAATATTTATTGGTGGGCGGGGTTTTGATCTGTGGTTGTTATGGAACTCTATAGATAAGGAAACAAAATGGGACGATCCAAAGAATGAGTTATGTATAGCGTGTGGACCCCTTGGTGGTAATCCACTTTATCCAGGTAGTGGTAAAAGTATAGTTGTCACGATTTCCCCATTGACCCAGTCAGTTATGGACTCTAATGTTGGTGGCTATTTTGGTTCATATCTTAAATTCGCAGGATGGGATGCATTAGAAATTCAAGGTAAGGCTGAAAAAGATGTTGTTATAGTAATAGATGGTGATGAGGGTATCATAAGTATTGAGAGTGCAGAAAATTTTCCAGATAATACATACCTTCTTGGTGAATTTCTCGGTAAACATTATGGTGAAAAAAATCTTAAAGCTATTTCAACTGTAACAGCTGGATTAGGAGCGAAAAACACTTTAATGGGTTGTCTCAACTTTTCCTTTTATGATACTGTTCGAAAAACATTTCGTTACAAACAAGCTGGTAGAGGTGGAACTGGAACTGTTTTAAGAAATAAAAATATAAAAGCAATTGTTGTTAAATTTTCAAAAGTTACTTCAGATATAAATCATCCTGCTGATTTAGATAGGGCAAAAAAGGTGGGAAGAGAATATATCAAAGAAATCAAAAAGCTTGACCCAAAACAGAATGAAATATATAGAGTAGGAACATCTTATATTGTAACTATAATGAATGATTTTGATCTTCTTCCAGTAAATAATTTTAAATTTGGAAGTCATCCGGAAGCTGAAAATCTTGGTAAAGAAGTTTATAGAAAAAAGTTTCACAAAGGTCATGATGGTTGCTGGATAGGATGTCCATTAGCATGTGCACACACAGTTAAAAATTTTACCTTAGAAACGGGTCCATATAAGGGAGAAGCTGTTTGGGTTGATGGACCTGAATACGAAACAATAGCAGGTTGTGGTTCCAACTGGGGGATATTTGATCCAGATTTTCTAATAGAGCTCAATTTTTATTGTGATACCTATGGTTTAGACACTATTTCTTTGGGAACTGCATTAGCATTTGCTATAGAGTGTTACGAAATAGGTCTTATAGATAAAAGTGTAACAGGAGGTTTGAGCCTTCATTTCGGAAATAAGAAAGCTGCCTTAGAGATAATACACCAGATGGCAAAGGGAGATGGCTTTGGCGCTATAGTCGGTCAGGGTATAAAACGTATGAAAAATATATTTAAAAAAGAATATGGATCTGATCCTGGTATTATGCAAGATATTGGAATGGAATCTAAGGGGTTAGAATTTTCAGAATATATTACAAAGGAGTCATTAGCACAGCAAGGAGGATATGGTCTTGCGTTAAAAGGTCCACAGCATGATGAAGCCTGGCTTATTTTTTTAGATATGGTTCATAATTTGATGCCAACCTTTGAGCAAAAAGCAGAGTCTCTCTTCTGGTTCCCCATGTGGAGGACATGGTTTGGACTTAATGGTCTGTGTAAAATTATTTGGAATGATGTAATACCTGAAAATAATAATGAAACTCCAGAACCGGCAAAGATTATGAAACATGTGCAATGGTATGCAGAATATTTTTCAGCTGTTACAGGAAAAGAAGTAGAGCCTAATGATTTAATAAAGATGAGTGAGAAAGTCTATAACTTTCAAAGAGTATTTAACTTAAGGCAAGGTTTTGGTAAAAGAGAACATGATGATATACCATATAGAGCTATGGGACCTGTTACTATAGAAGAATATGAATCAAGACAGGATAGGTATGACAAGCAACTTAAAGAGTTGAATATTATGGATCCTGAAGGAAAGAGTACTGAAGAGAAGATTAAAGCTCTAAGAGAATACAGGGAGAAACAGTATGAAATGCTCAAAGATGCTGTTTACAAACGTCGTGGCTGGACTCCTGAAGGAATACCAACAATTCAAAAGGTTAAAGAATTGGGAATAGACTTTCCAGAAGTTATAGAGTTGATATCTAAATACCAATAACCAAGCAAGTTAATACAAAAAATTACATTAATCAAACTGTTTTCAATAGGTGTTTA harbors:
- a CDS encoding aldehyde:ferredoxin oxidoreductase produces the protein MSVESSKKIHKKELKRFHYKVKPIKKGYNDRTLYINLSNNEILSKPVTEEMKKIFIGGRGFDLWLLWNSIDKETKWDDPKNELCIACGPLGGNPLYPGSGKSIVVTISPLTQSVMDSNVGGYFGSYLKFAGWDALEIQGKAEKDVVIVIDGDEGIISIESAENFPDNTYLLGEFLGKHYGEKNLKAISTVTAGLGAKNTLMGCLNFSFYDTVRKTFRYKQAGRGGTGTVLRNKNIKAIVVKFSKVTSDINHPADLDRAKKVGREYIKEIKKLDPKQNEIYRVGTSYIVTIMNDFDLLPVNNFKFGSHPEAENLGKEVYRKKFHKGHDGCWIGCPLACAHTVKNFTLETGPYKGEAVWVDGPEYETIAGCGSNWGIFDPDFLIELNFYCDTYGLDTISLGTALAFAIECYEIGLIDKSVTGGLSLHFGNKKAALEIIHQMAKGDGFGAIVGQGIKRMKNIFKKEYGSDPGIMQDIGMESKGLEFSEYITKESLAQQGGYGLALKGPQHDEAWLIFLDMVHNLMPTFEQKAESLFWFPMWRTWFGLNGLCKIIWNDVIPENNNETPEPAKIMKHVQWYAEYFSAVTGKEVEPNDLIKMSEKVYNFQRVFNLRQGFGKREHDDIPYRAMGPVTIEEYESRQDRYDKQLKELNIMDPEGKSTEEKIKALREYREKQYEMLKDAVYKRRGWTPEGIPTIQKVKELGIDFPEVIELISKYQ